CCCACTTTAAAATCACTAACTtcgtaatttttaaaataaagcagtcttaggttttgttttttccccccaccaggtCCTCTTACTGCACACTGCCAACATTTACACACTTGGTATTTCATGCACCGTGAAGCAGACAATATTCCACCCTTTGGAAATTACAAACAGTGGAAAATTATTAGGTGAGGTATGGGTGGCAAGATGTGACATGATGTTGGTGTGGATAGTAATGTTGCTCTAATTGGTGATTTTTCCTGATTTCCCCGCCCCAAGTGATTGCATTGACAGGAAACGCACTAGAGCACCCCTAGCACCGAGTTAAAAGTTTTTTGTATTGTTCAAAAGGTAGCTCAATCCCCTGATGTGGGGGAGAGGCAAAGTCCACTGTTGTCTTGGGTTAAAAACAAATAGGGTGGGCTTTTGCCCCAATAAGCTGGGGAGACTAGATCCCCATGTAGCAGGAGATGCTGATGGCAAACTGCTCCTCTGAGTTTCCCTGCTTATGATGGacttttcttctcttccacaTCAGCAGCCTGAGATGCTTTTTGCAAAACAAGTCATGCTAAAAATGGTCCTCAATAGTCTGGAGGGAGAGAGCGGAAGGTCCCAcagtccatttcccctccccagtcTCTCCTCACACCCATTTACTTTCCCTTTCATCCTCATACCTTTCCCCACCTCACTCTCTTTCACTCTGTTCCTCCTCCCAACTCTTTCTTCCATGTCCCTTTCCTCACTCCCTGTTCCTGTCTGGGGAAGGATTGTGCTGGGGCTGGATGCAAAGCTTATAgtcttaggcctgatctacacctcacacttaggtcaacctagctacatcactcagagctgtgaaaattgTTATGCCCTGTGCAATGTAGTTAGCTCGACCTAACTCCCACTTTAGACACAGCTAGGTGGATGGAAGGattcttcccttgacctagcTACCTCCTCTAGAGGGGGTGGATTTATTACAGCGACGGCGAAACCCCTTCCGTCACTGTAGTGAATGTCTGCACTACAGTGGCATAACTGCAGCGCcgcagctgtgccagtgtagcacTTGTAGCATGCAGACCTTAAGCTCATACCCTTAAGCTTAGTGGCTTACTTGTAACACACCCTTTACCCTTCCCTGAGATTGCCTTTCTCCTGAGCACAGGCAATGAGTGAGTGTCTGGATTCTCTCTTTACTTCCCTAGATGACGTGATTGCGAGAGAAAGTGAAGAGGAGAATCCTCAGCTGAAGCTAGACACAGAAAAGAAACTAGACACACATGCCGGCCCCATTAACTGTCGGAGGCCACGCGGCAGAGAAAATCACTATCAATGTACAGAATGTAGGAAAAGCTTCAGTGTTCATTCGGCGCTGATCaaacaccagagaatccacaccggAGAGAAACCCTATCAGTGCAGTGAATGTGGGAAAACCTTCAGTGTAAGCTCGACGCTGGTTACTCATCAGAGGATCCATACGGGGGAGAGGCCCTACAAATGCGTGcagtgtgggaagagcttcaaTCAAAGCTCACACCTCACTCAGCATCAGAAGATCCACAAGGGAGAGAAGCCATGTACCTGTACTGAATCTGGAGAAGGCTTTACTGACAGCTCAACGTGCGTGAAACATCCAGGACTGCATGCTGGAGTGGGGCCCTATAAATGCGctgaatgtgggaaaagcttcaatcggaGCTCCACTCTCTACAACCACAACaggatccacacgggagagaaacgCTACAAATGtgatgagtgtgggaaaagcttcagtgtgAGCTCCAACCTCATCAGGCATCAGAAAATCCACACAGAGCAGAGACCCTATAAGTGTCTTGAATGTCGTAAGAGCTTCAGCCTGAGCTCAGATCTGGAAGTGCATCAGAGGCTTCACCTGGGAGAGAAACCCCACAAATGTTCTGAGTGCGAGAAAAGCTTTGATCAGGAGTCGCAGCTCCTGAAACATCAGCGAGTTCACGCTGGGGAAAACTCGTATGAATGTGTGGAGTGTGGGAAGAGCTTTAGTAGGAAGGGGAACCTCCTGAGACACCAGGAGATCCACACTGGGGACAAACCCTACCAGTGTAAtgaatgtgggaaaagcttcagccgGAGTTCGTCGCTCATGCAGCATCAGCGgatccacactggagagaaaccCTACAGCTGCATCGAATGTGGCAAGAACTTCAGCTTTAGCTCCCAGCTCACCACCCACCAGCGGATCCACACAGGGGAGCGGCCTTACAAATGTatcgagtgtgggaaaagctttgtGGATAGCTCGGGTCTCATTCAGCATCGGAGaattcacacaggagagaagccctaccaatgcactgagtgtgggaagagcttccGGCAGAACTCGGTGCTGATTCAACACCGGAGAACCCACACCGGTGACAAGCCCTTCGAGTGCGGGGAGTGTGGGGAACGCTTTAGCCAGAGCTCCACGCTGATCACACATCAAAGGATTCACACTGGGGAGAGGCCCTACCACTGCAGcgagtgcgggaagagcttcagcgAGAGTTCGCACCTCACGCAGcataggagaatccacacgggGGACAAGCCCTACAAGTGCGGtgagtgtgggaagagcttcatTCAGAGCTCGCAGCTCACCACCcaccagaggatccacacaggagacAAACCCTACCAGTGCCACAcctgtgggaagagcttcagtGACAGCTCGGCACTTACCCAGCATCAGAGAGTCCACACCGGGGAGCGACCGTACCAGTGCACGGAATGTGGGAGGAGCTTCAGCCAGAGCTCGGCCCTGGTGCAGCACTGGAGGATCCACACTGGAGATAAGCCCTATGAGTGCACCGAGTGCGGGAAAACTTTCAGCCAGAGCGCAGGGCTCACTCAGCACCGGAGCACCCATGCGGGAGAGAGACACTGAGACAGGGACCCATGGGCCATGTGGCACTCTGTGCCCGTGCTGTCAACAGTGGCTCTTTGCTGTGCCGAATGATGCAACAAAGCGGAAGCAGTGCTGCAATGTTAATTGATCATGAAACTATTGACTCGCAATCAACCTCTTAATTAAAATCCTCCTAAAAATGCATCGGGCATATTGTGATGCCGAGAAAGCTAACCCTTCCCCCACACCTGGCCTCCAAACATAAGAGGATGTTGTTATAAATTTTTAAGCCGAATCTTAGGGGAACTTAGCAAGAGCTTCTGGTACAAAGGCTTAGCTCGATAATGTCCCCAGCACAACACTAGGAACACTGTTCGTAATAGCTTGATTCAGCTTTGCCCTTCCCTTCTTGGCCTGTGACTGAGCAGTGGGCTTGTCTTGGGAGCAGCAGGTGGTGCATGAAGAACACCTATTTCATGTGCCAGTGACCTTCAAGGAGGTGACCATCTATTTCACCTAGGAGGCGTGGGCTCTTCTGAACAAAAGGCAGAGGACGCTCTGAGGGGATCTGCATTATTAGCCATTAGAGGACCTACAtggtgtttcagagtagcagccgtgttagtctgtatccgcaaaaagaagaacaggagtacttgtggcaccttagagactatatgcatccgaagaagtgggctgtagtccacgaaagcttatgctctaataaatttgttagtctctaaggtgccacaagtactcctgttcttctacaTGGTGTTGAAATGCTATCAATATACTAAATAGGGgcatttcagtggcagctcaAATTCATACGTCAAGAGAATCTACATGGATGAGAAATCCTATTGTAAATGGGCAGGGCATATGTGGGGAAAATTTTCTGCCATAGCAAAGTCCTTTTATCTTACCTACAGAATGATGAGTTCCATGCCCATTGTGTCGTACAGGAGTCAATAGCCAATATGGGTACAGTGGCAGGTGGGTGGGTTTCCTATAGTGTTATATCTAAAACTCAAAGTGATAACTCTAATTTTGAAACACCCATTTATTTGTCATTTCTAAAGCAGGGGACAGCCTGCAGCTCTGAACTTCTTAAATTTGGACAGATCACTGTAAAAATGCTGGAACCCTTCCATCCCCTAGCTTCCATTCATTTTCTTTCACAAGGGCTTTAAGAAGTCTGCATTACATGATGGTGCACTGCTTAAACTTGGAAAGGACTCTGGGCTTATATGCTTTGCAGGTGATAGTTGTGTGTGACTGTGAATGACAGACCTTTGGGTTCATTGCTTTCATACATAAAGCACATGCTACACCTTACATTCAACTTTGTTCTGTCTTACAACCTTAATACCGTGATTTCAGCTTTTGAGTTTTGTACAGGTAACTCTGCTATCTAGTTGGCTAATGACACTTGTATAGCCAGTGATGCATGGAATCTGTGTACCGGGAAATGATTGCTTTGAATAAGTTGTTTGATCAGGAATTAGAAAAGAAAACCTCTGACCTGTGTGCACCTGTATGAAGGGTGCACTatacaaataaaagtgaaaaaaaatctagttttgtGATCATGGATCACCTGACTTTGCTTGTTCTCAGAGCATTATtgtgggagcagaattaaggtGTTTGGGTTACAAATTGTCTGTCTTTCCAAAATTtcaaatgtttggatttcttaTAAAGTTAAACTTGCAGAAGAAAAAACATTGGCTTTTTTCCACTCTTTTGATTTCTTTGAGATGTTTAGAGTTTTTAAAGTAATATATGCTATGAAATTAGAAACACAGACCTTGTCTACCCTGGATGCGTGGTGAACACTGGACTGAAGGATTTAGCCACAGAACACTTATTCGCTTCCGTGGGAGTTGTGTAGCTAACTCTCCtagtctgctttgaaaatctaactCTCCtagtctgctttgaaaatcttaatcAGAGAAACCGTGCTACTGAAACTTGATTCACTGAGAAGGGAATTGATGTGTGGGCGTGTGTGTGGAGAGGTTGATTAAAACTCTGCCTTCTGaattgggtttttgtgtgtgtggtttgtttgcttgtttgtttgaacacCTATTTAGAACTCTGGTGAGTTCACCCATTTAGAACCCCTCACATAGGGGCTGAGAAAGTCACTAATCCACGTGTGAGGCATCCAAGGAGTCTAATAGGAAAGACTAGATTTGATGATCCCAATACTGTACTTCTAAAGTAAAAAGTAGGTGGGAGACTAAAATCTTCTGGTGCAGAGTATGGGGAATCTATAAAGCTGTCCTTACACATCATAAAGAAGCAGAAAAGGTACAAATCCATTTTTCTTCCATTATAGGTCACCCTTAAAACTAAACTCTGAACTTCTAACACTTGTTTTTTCATAACTACAGTGTTGTAAGTCTTTTTAGTACGTATCAACTTTAATTCCAGTGTAGCAGGGATTTTATGTGTGTAAGTGTGTGGAATGAACACTATATAGTTTTCAGTAACTTAACCCTTTTCTCgccagtagtgtgtgtgtgtgtgtgagttacGGGACTTGGTTCAAGGTAGCATTAAGGGTCACAATAGGATTGAGGGGTAAAGTGGGTGAGGAAAAGGCACTTTTTGTTGTCTGATACATTCTGTCTTTCGTGGCCCCAGGTGGGTGGTAATACAAAGGGGAAAGTTAATGAAGGTAAGGGACACATAACCCTCTGCAGAAACTGAACGTTtgacacctgtcaggaatggtgtagtaattatgtagtcctgccttgagtgttgGGGACAgagctagatgacctctcaaggtcccttccagtcctacacttctatgatctCAGAGATGGTGTCAGCACGAAGAAGCAGAAGGGGTTTTTTTGTACCAGTGTTGGATCCCCAATGGAAAAGATCCTTGACTGTCATGACCAGCTGTAACTGCTGCAATCAGTGGGAGTGGAGGTCTTTCCTAGAGACATCACAAAGCAGACTAATTAAACTATTCTAAGAGGGGTTGTGGATATTTGCTCCCACTAAGGACTTGCTTGCTAGGAATTTTGGATTGCCCCTTGCCAGCTGGACAGTGAAATCTTTATTAGGCAATAGGGTTAGCAAGtcttagcttttattttttatagcgTGGTGGAATGATGTAGAGCTCGAGGGTAAGGAATGGGACAGTTTTTGTTGCACTTATACTATTTCTGTCTTCTCTTAAGCTTGTCTCTTTATCACACTAAGAATATACATCAAAGAGACGTGCTACACAGGGTTTCTAATGGTGCAACCTCCAATAAAATGGCCTGATCGATGCAATCAGAAGGCATGAATTTAAGGACATTATTGAACATCCAGTATCCAGATAAACAATAAGATGCATTGACCGCATGTATTTATTTTGGGTGTAAAGGTTGACATTTTCAAAGTAGCgttaaaataatggaaaacatCTTGATAAATCTGACCCTGTTGTGGAAAACTTAAGTCCCTTTTCTATTTTAAGATGACAGCCTGCAAGAAACCCTTTAGATTCTCCCTGGTGGGGAAACAGAGCAACACAGAGAGAAGAAAGGTGGAATGGCAGCTGGAGTAGAGAGGCCATTTCAGTGGGTTTATGGGACAGCTTGGTAAattagggctaccatacgtccgggtttccccggacatgtctggctttttgctctttaaatagccgtccggggtggggtgggggggatttctaaaaatctaaaaatgtctgggatttccccctggtcGGCTATTGAAAGAGTGAAAAGCGGCTGGCAGGGCGGCCGAGCGCCGCTCGCACTGgggcctcggcagccaaagccccttcccggctccccccatcccctgcagccttagcatgcCGCCCAGCAATGCTGGGGGGCGGTGCTGTGCGCCTGTGAGGGAACGCAGTGGCGGGGCTGGcagtggcagccagagcccctcccccactttccccctcctccacaacCTCAGCAGGCCGCTCAGCAGCGCTCGGGCcaggcggaaaaaaaaaaaaaaaaaaaaaaaaaaaaaaacacctgctcTAAGTCGAGTGGCATAGTAGGGGGGCCGGAGaggtggagaaggggggcagggggggcaagggggggggggggggttggatggatcgGAGGGgttgtcagggggtgagaagtgggagggagtggctagggggAGGGGCTACCCCCCccaatggagtgtcctcttttttgaaagttcagatatggtaaccctaggtaaatAGATAAATTGTGTGGCAATTTGCAGCCCTCAGCCACTCCAGAAATGAACGCTGGCTCGATAGTATCCTTCCTGCAGCCTTGGGGCCACTTCCCATGCTGCCCGGATTTAGCTTCTTTGCCCCTTCTCTAGTCACCCTGTGCCTGAACACTGGGTTTATCACCAAAGCAGCAGGGCCTGAGTGGGGAACACCTGTTTCATGTGTGCCAGTGACATTTGATAAGGTAGCTGCATATCCCACAAAGGAGAAGTGGCTTCGTTTTCAGATGAAAGGCAGAGGTAGCTCTAGACGGGCAGTAAACATGAGCTTATGCTCTCTGTGCAaagccctcccccccaagaaGCTGTCACAGATGTGCCTGAGGCATCTGGATCGGTTCACGTTTCCGTTCGGTCAATCTGATTTCCTTGGTGTCAACAGCAATGTTGCCTCCAGCCCAGTACTTGCTATACTAGAAAGTTTTGCCAGCCACACTTATGGCAGCTGTCTGCCGCCATAGCAATTTTGCTAAGAAAGAAAGGAATCCTTGTTAATGGTGTAGGTGACCGGGGGGGGTTAGACGAGAGCAAGTGACCTCGTTACATCAGTGCCCCCGAGTCATCAAGTTCCCTCTTCCTGAAGCACCAGAGGGCGCATGTCACAGCGATGCACTTGTCATGTGACCGGGGTCTTGCAATTTCCTGCGGTCCGTTTTCCTGCTATATCCAGGGTAGCAAGTGGGTTGTGTCGCAGGCTCCTGGGAACATCCATGGGCGGCTGAAGACAAGCCCGCCCTGGGCACGTATGTACAGACCGAGCGGAAAGCCTTCCTGTAACCTCGGCTTCATGCGCCCGGGCCATATAACGCCTTGTCACAGATGCTTTGGCGGAGGCTTGGGGGTTGTGTGAATGTCCCACTGTCCTTACAGGAGGCACTTGCGTTTGTTGTACCCGCGCCTACACAAACTCTACGTGTGGCTGCTGCA
The DNA window shown above is from Trachemys scripta elegans isolate TJP31775 chromosome 1, CAS_Tse_1.0, whole genome shotgun sequence and carries:
- the LOC117882280 gene encoding zinc finger protein 883-like isoform X1, which codes for MESLRGPYIDDVIARESEEENPQLKLDTEKKLDTHAGPINCRRPRGRENHYQCTECRKSFSVHSALIKHQRIHTGEKPYQCSECGKTFSVSSTLVTHQRIHTGERPYKCVQCGKSFNQSSHLTQHQKIHKGEKPCTCTESGEGFTDSSTCVKHPGLHAGVGPYKCAECGKSFNRSSTLYNHNRIHTGEKRYKCDECGKSFSVSSNLIRHQKIHTEQRPYKCLECRKSFSLSSDLEVHQRLHLGEKPHKCSECEKSFDQESQLLKHQRVHAGENSYECVECGKSFSRKGNLLRHQEIHTGDKPYQCNECGKSFSRSSSLMQHQRIHTGEKPYSCIECGKNFSFSSQLTTHQRIHTGERPYKCIECGKSFVDSSGLIQHRRIHTGEKPYQCTECGKSFRQNSVLIQHRRTHTGDKPFECGECGERFSQSSTLITHQRIHTGERPYHCSECGKSFSESSHLTQHRRIHTGDKPYKCGECGKSFIQSSQLTTHQRIHTGDKPYQCHTCGKSFSDSSALTQHQRVHTGERPYQCTECGRSFSQSSALVQHWRIHTGDKPYECTECGKTFSQSAGLTQHRSTHAGERH
- the LOC117882280 gene encoding zinc finger protein 850-like isoform X2 translates to MESLRGPYIDDVIARESEEENPQLKLDTEKKLDTHAGPINCRRPRGRENHYQCTECRKSFSVHSALIKHQRIHTGEKPYQCSECGKTFSVSSTLVTHQRIHTGERPYKCVQCGKSFNQSSHLTQHQKIHKGEKPCTCTESGEGFTDSSTCVKHPGLHAGVGPYKCAECGKSFNRSSTLYNHNRIHTGEKRYKCDECGKSFSVSSNLIRHQKIHTEQRPYKCLECRKSFSLSSDLEVHQRLHLGEKPHKCSECEKSFDQESQLLKHQRVHAGENSYECVECGKSFSRKGNLLRHQEIHTGDKPYQCNECGKSFSRSSSLMQHQRIHTGEKPYSCIECGKNFSFSSQLTTHQRIHTGERPYKCIECGKSFVDSSGLIQHRRIHTGEKPYQCTECGKSFRQNSVLIQHRRTHTGDKPFECGECGERFSQSSTLITHQRIHTGERPYHCSECGKSFSESSHLTQHRRIHTGDKPYKCGECGKSFIQSSQLTTHQRIHTGDKPYQCHTCGKSFSDSSALTQHQRVHTGERPYQCTECGRSFSQSSALVQHWRIHTGDKPYECTECGKTFSQSAGLTQHRSTHTAHMEEKPYQCSECGKSFSRNSYLTQHQRIHVAEKPFGCGECLKSFTRNSDLVKHQRIHTGEKPYQCNECEKTFSQRSNVIRHQRTHTGEKHYKCKECGKSFSQNSHLIVHQRSHKGEKPYRCTRCEKSFSDCSSLIIHRRIHTGEKPHQCKECGKRFRDSSAIIRHQRIHTGEKPYKCGDCGKSFRQSSSLITHRRTHTGEKPYKCSVCDKSFSQSSALATHHRIHTGENPYRCSECGKTRSERAALISHRSVHTHGKPYKCAECGESFRRSTALNVHLRIHRGERPYTCDECGRTFRQSSALDVHSRIHTGARPYKCSECGKNFRQSSALKVHLRIHTGKKPYKCIACRKSLSLRSHLV